In a single window of the Elaeis guineensis isolate ETL-2024a chromosome 4, EG11, whole genome shotgun sequence genome:
- the LOC105043649 gene encoding uncharacterized protein isoform X1, translated as MRTRDSPAPSTLFGVLVPSSPDETLAFSSSVSPKKEALEGRIFLCCSYASLLPTVSNQIRLLLQSLNDSNFDSIFRELCQFAEYGSEGGILLVQTCLDQVKFNGEEIQNLQLKRDLVSAIFKFLLDRPNFSTVFSEALKGTSMSEGFLKDLSSALNLSVAEKVGIGLALSDSEIPDLKIRGQNFCIAQIEELCANPTSIVSNERIQDIVMFLYQSEGLSKHVDCFTKILSLLQLKDSSFFLPTTMLTNDNSWRYLDLFSGCSGNDFETVLAEIEKEMSMADVMTELGYGCTIDTSHCKEMLSLFQPLNDVTLSKLLGTIACTHTGLEDAQNTYATFCAAVGGSLASDSSLLNSWNVDVLVDSIKQLAPKTNWTRVMENLDHEGFNVPDEKSFYLLMSIYTKACEDPFPLHAVCGSVWKNAEGQLSFLKYAVAAPPDVFTFAHCSRQLTFADSAYLMKKQGNQAWFCLDLLEVLCQLAERGHASSVRLMLEHPLTHCPEILLVGIGHINTAYNLLQYEVSSTIFPVILKDSTKIGTIHHLWRVNPNLVLRGFVDTHIDPNNLLRIVDICQELKILSPVLDATPFPFCIKLAAIASRKEHINLENWLNENLSTYKDAFCEDCVKFLKEVLGDGANDAADSSVQQQHAAILNVYQETCSTFFKVLQAHSGQLVSHQLFEEIKSLHVSSNPKIQNAITDAATSDGSSEAIEAEANTYFHQMFSGQLSIDAMVQMLARFKESSDKREQMIFDCMIANLFEEYKFFPKYPDRQLKIAAVLFGSLIKHQLVTHLTLGIALRGVLDALRKSVDSKMFMFGTKALEQFMDRLVEWPQYCNHILQISHLRGTHAELVSVIERALARVSSSQSESNGGNSLSTDQQQGSGPASVESMEASEASWQLMGSASTQLGQQFSSLQLQQRHPGFLGDRLKGSTTPANYSKPLLSHTSQSAVVSAPVDSVANQKATVSQSLQTTIPHHSTGVTTAVSSSPSFLRARSITPAGMLRQPSYSTGFGAALNIETLVAAAERRDTPIEAPAPEVQDKILFMINNISTTNMDAKAKEFSEVLKEQYFPWFAQYMVMKRASIEPNFHDLYLKFLDKVNSKLLNKEIVKATYENCKVLLRSDLIKSSSEERSLLKNLGSWLGKFTIGRNQALRAKEIDPKVLIIEAYEKGLMIAVIPFTSKILEPCQSSLAYQPPNPWTMGILSLLAEIYNLPNLKMNLKFDIEVLFKNLGVDMKEVKPTALLKDRIREVEGNPDFSNKDVIASQPPVIAEANAGIMQTLNHVEIQPDVNSASHPASHPNVLAQYTSPVHLASNAIGEDDKVGGLIVPERVPSGQGLSQVTPSPFSLSQLLTIIPNSDSYININPKLSSMGSQLQFHRIIQVAMDRAIREIVSPVIQRSVTIASRTTKELVLKDYAMESDDGIISRAAHLMVGTLAGSLAHVTCKEPLRVALSSHLRSLLQAINITSERTEQIVQILTTDHLDLGCAVIENVASEKAVELIDGEIAPSFAALRKQREAAGSAYYDAGTYAQGPFARLPEALRPKPGRLSLAQQRVYDDFIKNIWQNQSGQNSSVVPSGPPGMAGSSSNSTLPRVYASSSASLNSGAFSTSQVAPFSSVAQPLDLIAEESDRGSAQLLSASPTHVGANDIVMQSGEANSIAASFPATAASSDLNMELGSVVPPSPTTSAADRLGTVLPESMLTAGDALDKYQQVAQKLEALIAKDAKDARDTDIQGIVAEVPDIILRCVSRDEAALAVAQKAFKSLYENASNGTHVASYLAILAAIRDVCKLVVKELTSWVIYSDEERKFNKEITIGLIRSELLNLAEYNVHLAKLIDAGRNKAATEFAISLVQTLVIQEPGVSASELYNVIEALSKLATRPGSPESLQQLVEVARNNMNAAPNFTTSEKVRQSRDNKKQQVLSSRSLTNREEYNANDLTVADPAGFRDQVAVLFSDWCRICELPATNDSVYGHYISQLQQSGLLKGDDITDRFFRILMELSVSHCVLPEQVSASGSLSLQSAQQLQQVQQLPYFSIDSYAKLVVLIMKFCSVDQGSSKAILLPKILSVTVRVIQKDAEEKKLSFNPRPYFRLFVNWLLDLASPDPVLDSANFQVLASFANAFHALQPLKVPGWSFAWLELVSHRSFMPKLLTCNSPKGWPFFQRLLVDLFKFMEPYLRNAELGEPVHFLYKGTLRVLLVLLHDFPEFLCDYHFSFCDVIPPSCIQMRNVILSAFPRNMRLPDPSTPNLKIDLLAEISQSPRILSDVDGALKAKQIKAEIDEYLKTRPEGSPFLTELKQRLLLPQSEANLAGTRYNVPLINSLVLYVGMQAIQQLQSKSTSQHAPAQQMTHGPPMDIFLVGAAMDIFQSLIKNLDTEGRYLFLNAVANQLRYPNNHTHYFSFVLLYLFAEASQDIIQEQITRVLLERLIVNRPHPWGLLITFIELIKNPRYNFWNRSFTRCAPEIEKLFESVSRSCGGPKAVDDGLVSSGIPDGNH; from the exons ATGCGAACTCGCGACTCTCCTGCTCCTTCGACCCTCTTCGGTGTTCTTGTACCCTCCTCCCCCGACGAAACCCTCGCCTTTTCTTCCTCCGTCTCTCCCAAGAAAGAAGCCCTAGAAGGGCGTATCTTTCTTTGTTGCAGCTATGCTTCCCTTCTCCCCACCGTATCCAACCAGATTCGTCTCCTGCTGCAGAGCTTGAATGATTCCAACTTCGATTCGATCTTCCGTGAGCTCTGTCAG TTTGCAGAATATGGAAGTGAAGGTGGCATTTTGTTGGTTCAAACTTGCTTAGACCAAGTGAAATTCAATGGTGAAGAGATTCAGAACCTGCAGCTGAAACGGGATCTTGTGTCTGCCATTTTTAAGTTTTTGCTGGATAGACCAAATTTCAGCACAGTTTTTAGTGAAGCATTGAAAGGAACATCAATGAGTGAAGGTTTTCTAAAAGATCTTTCAAGCGCGTTAAATCTTTCAGTAGCGGAGAAAGTTGGCATTGGACTTGCTCTGTCTGACTCTGAAATTCCAGATTTGAAAATTAGAG GGCAAAATTTCTGCATTGCTCAGATTGAGGAACTATGTGCGAATCCTACTTCCATTGTATCTAATGAGCGAATTCAGGATATTGTTATGTTTCTCTATCAGTCTGAGGGTCTTTCGAAGCATGTAGATTGTTTTACCAAAATCTTATCTTTATTACAACTCAAGGACAGCTCTTTCTTTCTACCAACCACAATGCTTACAAATGACAACTCTTGGAg GTATTTGGATCTGTTCTCTGGATGCTCTGGCAATGATTTTGAGACTGTTTTGGCGGAGATAGAGAAGGAAATGAGCATGGCTGATGTTATGACAGAATTGGGCTATGGTTGTACAATTGACACTTCACATTGCAAGGAgatgctctctctttttcagccccTCAATGATGTGACACTTTCTAAGCTACTTGGCACAATTGCTTGTACTCATACCGGTCTTGAAGATGCCCAGAACACATACGCAACATTCTGCGCAGCTGTTGGTGGCAGCTTAGCAAGTGATTCCTCATTGTTGAATTCATGGAATGTTGATGTCCTTGTAGATTCGATTAAGCAACTT GCCCCAAAAACAAATTGGACACGTGTCATGGAAAACCTAGATCATGAGGGCTTTAATGTTCCTGATGAGAAATCGTTTTACCTTCTAATGTCTATATACACTAAAGCATGCGAG GATCCATTTCCTCTCCATGCTGTATGTGGGTCTGTGTGGAAGAATGCTGAAGGCcaattatcttttttaaaatatgCTGTGGCTGCACCACCTGATGTATTTACATTTGCGCATTGTTCAAGACAACTG ACATTTGCTGATTCAGCATATCTGATGAAAAAACAAGGAAATCAGGCATGGTTTTGTCTGGATCTTTTGGAGGTTTTATGTCAACTTGCTGAAAGAGGCCATGCCAGCTCGGTTCGACTGATGCTAGAACACCCTCTTACTCACTGTCCAGAGATTTTACTTGTTGGAATTGGTCACATAAAT ACCGCATATAATCTTCTCCAGTATGAAGTATCTTCCACCATATTTCCTGTGATATTAAAAGATTCTACAAAGATTGGCACCATTCATCATCTCTGGCGTGTTAATCCGAATCTAGTCCTTCGAGGATTTGTAGATACACATATTGATCCCAATAATCTACTAAGAATTGTGGACATTTGTCAGGAACTGAAG ATTTTGTCACCAGTATTGGATGCAACTCCATTTCCATTCTGCATTAAATTGGCTGCAATTGCTTCTCGGAAGGAGCATATAAATCTTGAGAACTGGTTAAACGAGAATTTAAGTACATATAAAGATGCTTTCTGTGAG GATTGCGTTAAGTTCTTAAAAGAAGTACTTGGTGATGGGGCAAATGATGCTGCAGATAGTTCTGTTCAACAACAACATGCTGCTATTTTGAATGTTTACCAAGAAACGTGCTCTACATTCTTCAAG GTTCTTCAAGCCCATTCTGGGCAGCTTGTTTCTCACCAACTTTTTGAAGAAATAAAGAGCCTGCATGTTTCATCTAACCCAAAGATTCAAAATGCCATAACAGATGCTGCAACTTCTGATGGAAGCTCAGAAGCTATAGAGGCAGAGGCAAACACTTACTTCCATCAAATGTTCTCAGGACAGCTGTCCATTGATGCAATGGTTCAAATGCTTGCACGCTTTAAAGAATCATCTGATAAGAG GGAGCAGATGATATTTGATTGCATGATTGCAAATTTATTTGAAGAGTACAAGTTCTTCCCCAAGTATCCAGATAGGCAACTAAAAATAGCTGCTGTGCTCTTTG GTTCTCTTATAAAGCATCAACTTGTGACTCATCTCACACTTGGTATTGCTTTGCGTGGAGTTCTTGATGCATTGCGTAAATCTGTTGATTCAAAG ATGTTTATGTTTGGTACCAAGGCCTTGGAGCAGTTCATGGATCGTTTGGTAGAATGGCCACAATACTGCAACCATATATTACAGATATCTCATTTGCGTGGAACACATGCTGAATTGGTTTCTGTCATTGAACGGGCACTTGCAAGAGTTTCGTCCAGTCAGTCAGAGTCAAATGGTGGTAACTCTCTTTCTACTGATCAGCAACAAGGTTCTGGGCCAGCTTCTGTTGAAAGCATGGAG GCATCTGAGGCATCATGGCAATTGATGGGATCAGCCTCCACACAGTTGGGGCAGCAATTTTCATCTTTGCAGCTGCAACAGAGACATCCAGGATTTCTTGGTGACAGGCTTAAAGGCTCTACAACACCTGCTAATTATTCAAAACCCCTTTTATCACATACTTCACAGTCTGCAGTTGTTTCTGCACCTGTTGATTCTGTTGCTAATCAGAAG gcaACTGTTTCGCAATCTTTGCAAACCACAATTCCCCATCATTCCACTGGTGTGACAACTGCTGTTTCATCGTCTCCTAGTTTTCTACGTGCTCGAAGTATTACGCCTGCAG GCATGCTTCGGCAACCTTCTTACAGCACAGGATTTGGGGCTGCCTTGAACATTGAAACACTTGTTGCAGCAGCTGAAAGAAGAGACACTCCAATAGag GCTCCTGCACCAGAAGTTCAAGACAAAATATTATTCATGATAAATAACATTTCAACTACAAATATGGATGCTAAAGCAAAGGAATTCAGTGAGGTTCTCAAAGAGCAGTACTTTCCCTGGTTTGCACAGTATATGGTCATGAAAAG AGCAAGCATTGAACCAAATTTTCATGACTTGTATTTGAAGTTCTTGGACAAAGTTAACTCAAAACTACTTAATAAGGAAATCGTTAAAGCTACTTATGAGAACTGCAAG GTGCTGCTGAGATCGGATCTTATAAAATCAAGTTCAGAAGAACGTTCCTTGCTTAAAAATCTTGGTAGCTGGCTTGGGAAGTTCACAATTGGTAGGAATCAAGCATTACGAGCCAAAGAAATAGATCCAAAAGTTCTAATAATAGAG GCATATGAGAAGGGATTGATGATTGCGGTGATTCCATTTACCTCTAAG ATTCTGGAACCATGCCAGTCCAGTTTAGCATATCAACCTCCAAATCCATGGACTATGGGCATCCTTAGTTTACTTGCTGAGATATATAACCTGCCAAACCTCAAAATGAacttaaaatttgacattgaG GTTTTATTTAAGAACCTGGGTGTGGACATGAAAGAAGTTAAACCAACTGCACTTCTTAAAGATAGGATTCGTGAAGTGGAGGGGAATCCAGATTTTTCAAACAAGGATGTGATTGCATCACAGCCACCAGTCATTGCTGAAGCTAATGCAGGAATTATGCAAACATTGAATCATGTCGAGATTCAACCTGATGTCAACAGTGCATCTCATCCAGCAAGCCATCCAAATGTACTGGCTCAG TATACTTCTCCTGTCCATCTTGCTTCAAATGCCATAGGGGAGGATGACAAAGTTGGAGGTCTAATAGTACCTGAACGTGTTCCATCCGGTCAGGGACTCAGTCAAGTTACACCATCACCATTTTCTCTTAGTCAG CTTCTGACAATAATTCCAAATTCTGATTCTTATATTAATATCAATCCCAAGCTTAGTTCCATGGGTTCACAATTGCAATTCCACAG AATTATTCAAGTCGCTATGGATAGGGCCATCAGAGAAATTGTGTCTCCTGTCATTCAGCGCAGTGTTACAATAGCTAGTCGGACAACTAAAGAACTTGTTTTAAAG GACTATGCTATGGAGTCAGATGATGGTATTATATCTCGGGCAGCACATTTAATGGTTGGCACTTTGGCTGGAAGTTTAGCTCATGTCACTTGCAAG GAACCTCTTCGTGTAGCTCTATCAAGTCACCTTCGAAGTCTACTTCAGGCCATAAATATTACTAGCGAACGTACAGAGCAGATTGTTCAGATTCTTACAACGGATCATCTAGATCTTGGCTGTGCAGTGATTGAAAATGTTGCATCAGAGAAG GCTGTGGAGTTGATTGATGGTGAGATAGCTCCCTCATTTGCTGCACTAAGAAAGCAGAGGGAGGCAGCTGGGTCTGCTTACTATGATGCTGGTACCTATGCTCAAGGTCCATTTGCACGTCTGCCAGAGGCACTTCGACCCAAACCTGGTCGACTATCCCTTGCCCAACAGCGAGTCTATGAT GACTTTATCAAGAATATATGGCAAAATCAATCTGGTCAAAATTCCAGTGTTGTGCCTTCTGGTCCACCTGGTATGGCTGGTAGCTCAAGTAACTCTACCCTGCCTCGCGTTTATGCTTCAAGTTCAGCCTCTCTGAATTCTGGTGCCTTCTCAACTTCACAAGTAGCTCCATTCAGCTCGGTagctcagccattggatctgatTGCGGAAGAATCAGATCGTGGTTCAGCACAACTACTTAG TGCCTCTCCAACTCATGTCGGGGCGAATGATATTGTTATGCAAAGTGGTGAAGCAAATTCTATTGCAGCATCATTTCCTGCTACTGCTGCTTCCTCTGATCTGAATATG GAGCTGGGATCTGTAGTACCACCATCACCTACAACTTCTGCTGCAGATCGACTGGGAACTGTATTACCTGAATCAATGTTGACTGCTGGAGATGCATTGGATAAATATCAACAAGTCGCACAAAAG CTGGAAGCCTTGATTGCTAAAGATGCCAAAGATGCCAGAGATACTGATATTCAG GGAATTGTTGCTGAGGTTCCAGATATCATTCTCAGATGTGTAAGCCGAGATGAGGCTGCATTGGCTGTTGCTCAGAAG GCTTTCAAAAGTTTATATGAGAATGCATCAAATGGTACCCATGTTGCCTCCTACCTAGCTATTCTTGCTGCCATACGAGATGTTTGCAAGCTTGTTGTCAAAGAACTGACGAGCTGG GTGATCTACTCGGATGAGGAGCGGaaattcaataaagaaataaccaTTGGTCTTATTCGGTCTGAGTTGCTAAATCTTGCTGAGTACAATGTCCATCTGGCAAAACTTATTGATGCAGGGAGGAATA AAGCTGCCACAGAATTTGCCATATCCCTCGTCCAAACATTGGTCATTCAGGAACCTGGAGTCAGTGCATCAGAACTGTACAATGTCATCGAAGCCTTGTCAAAA TTAGCGACGAGGCCAGGGTCACCAGAGTCATTGCAACAGCTAGTTGAGGTCGCCCGGAATAATATGAATGCTGCACCTAACTTTACCACTAGTGAGAAAGTCAGGCAGTCGAGGGATAATAAGAAG CAACAGGTACTTTCCAGCCGTTCCTTGACAAACAGAGAGGAATATAATGCTAATGATCTTACAGTAGCAGATCCTGCTGGCTTTCGAGATCAG GTTGCTGTTCTCTTTAGTGATTGGTGTCGGATTTGTGAGCTTCCAGCTACAAATGATTCAGTGTATGGTCATTACATCTCACAGTTGCAACAAAGTGGTTTGCTTAAGGGCGATGATATCACAGACCGTTTCTTTCGTATTCTGATG GAGCTTTCTGTTTCACATTGTGTACTTCCCGAGCAAGTTAGTGCTTCAGGCTCATTGTCACTTCAGTCAGCTCAGCAACTCCAACAAGTCCAGCAATTGCCCTACTTTTCCATTGACTCATATGCAAAGCTTGTGGTCCTAATTATGAAG TTCTGTTCAGTGGATCAAGGATCAAGTAAAGCTATTCTTCTCCCAAAG ATCCTATCTGTTACTGTAAGAGTCATCCAAAAAGATGCAGAAGAAAAGAAGCTGTCTTTCAACCCCAGGCCATACTTCAGGTTGTTTGTTAACTGGCTTTTGGACCTTGCTTCTCCAGACCCTGTCCTTGACAGTGCCAACTTTCAG GTGTTGGCATCTTTTGCAAATGCTTTCCATGCTTTGCAGCCCTTGAAGGTTCCTGGTTGGAG CTTTGCATGGCTTGAGTTGGTGAGTCATAGAAGCTTCATGCCAAAATTGCTGACGTGCAACTCTCCTAAGGGTTGGCCATTTTTCCAGCGTTTGCTtgttgacttgttcaaatttatggAGCCCTACCTGAGAAATGCCGAGTTAGGAGAGCCG GTTCATTTTCTGTACAAAGGCACTTTACGGGTGCTGCTTGTACTGCTTCATGATTTTCCTGAGTTCCTATGTGACTATCACTTCAGTTTCTGTGATGTGATCCCTCCCAGTTGCATTCAAATGCGGAATGTTATTCTCAGTGCATTCCCTCGCAATATGAGGCTTCCTGATCCTTCCACTCCCAACTTAAAG ATCGATCTGCTAGCTGAAATTAGCCAATCCCCACGTATTCTATCTGATGTTGATGGTGCTCTAAAAGCTAAGCAGATTAAGGCTGAGATTGATGAGTATCTCAAG ACAAGACCAGAAGGATCTCCCTTTTTGACCGAATTGAAGCAAAGATTGCTGCTTCCCCAAAGTGAGGCGAACCTGGCAGGGACCCGTTACAATGTGCCGTTGATCAACTCACTTGTGCTTTATGTTGGCATGCAG GCCATACAACAACTGCAGAGCAAGTCCACTTCGCAGCATGCACCTGCACAGCAGATGACCCATGGCCCTCCTATGGATATTTTTCTAGTTGGAGCGGCTATGGATATATTCCAGAGCCTAATAAAGAACTTGGATACGGAAGGCCGCTACCTCTTTCTTAATGCGGTTGCCAACCAATTGCGCTATCCAAACAACCATACACATTACTTCTCATTTGTCCTTCTGTACTTATTTGCAGAGGCAAGCCAG GACATTATCCAGGAGCAGATAACACGGGTGCTGTTAGAGCGCTTGATAGTTAACCGCCCTCATCCATGGGGTCTTCTTATCACTTTCATTGAGCTAATCAAG AATCCACGGTACAACTTCTGGAACCGGTCGTTCACACGGTGCGCGCCAGAGATTGAAAAGCTTTTTGAATCAGTTTCAAGATCTTGTGGTGGTCCGAAAGCTGTGGACGATGGTTTAGTCTCGAGTGGCATTCCCGATGGCAACCACTGA